Proteins encoded in a region of the Pigmentiphaga litoralis genome:
- a CDS encoding phosphocholine-specific phospholipase C: MTSRRQFIKAASTAGFASAALAAFPPSIRKALAIEANNVTGTIKDVEHVVILMQENRSFDHYFGTLNGVRGFGDRITIPLPNGRSVWQQERSNGTVLTPYHLDGSKNNAQRAAGANHTWVDSQKAWDNGRMTNWPTQKKDISMGYFKESEIPFQFALANAFTICDAYHCSMHTGTDANRSFHITGTNGPTAQGTAFVNNEWDAIDGLPSSANVGYTWTTYAERLEAAGISWISYQNMPDEWGDNMLGAFQQFRKANLASGYPVSSGGSPGKPYDLTAQTLPYKAYDAAKDNAGNPLYKGVANTLPGTKPEEYLDAFKRDIKAGKLPQVSWVNAPSIYCEHPGPSSPVQGAWFLQEVLDALTANPEVWSKTVLIVNFDENDGYFDHVPSPSAPSLNADNTLAGKSTLSDSAMAAEYFRHPAPQGSKGQPAPDNRVYGPGPRVPLYVISPWSRGGWVNSEVFDHTSVLRFLEARFGVQEPNISPYRRAVCGDLLSAFNFKTPNTETLPTLKGRTTRDAADQLRTAQQALPAVPVPTDMQLPLQASGGRPSRALAYELHTSARANANGSVQLLFANTGQRAAVFHVYDSLHLDRIPRRYVVEAGKTLDDTWTTQAADAGRYDLWVLGPNGFHRHFKGDTTRLAASKASPEIRVCYDIANGHVYAEMMNGGASSVQFSIVSMAYRKDGPWTATVAGGATSSQHWSLADSGRWYDFAVTCDADPAFYRRFAGRVETGEHSVSDPAMG, encoded by the coding sequence ATGACATCACGCCGCCAATTCATCAAAGCCGCCAGCACCGCCGGGTTCGCCTCGGCCGCGCTGGCCGCCTTTCCGCCCAGCATCCGCAAGGCCCTCGCGATCGAGGCCAACAACGTCACCGGCACGATCAAGGACGTCGAGCACGTCGTGATCCTGATGCAGGAAAACCGGTCGTTCGACCACTACTTCGGCACGCTCAATGGCGTGCGCGGGTTTGGCGATCGCATCACGATTCCGCTGCCCAATGGCCGCAGTGTGTGGCAGCAGGAACGCTCCAACGGAACGGTGCTGACGCCTTATCACCTGGATGGCAGCAAGAACAATGCGCAGCGCGCCGCGGGTGCGAACCATACGTGGGTCGACAGCCAGAAAGCGTGGGACAACGGCCGCATGACCAACTGGCCGACGCAGAAGAAAGACATTTCGATGGGCTACTTCAAGGAAAGCGAGATTCCTTTCCAGTTCGCGCTGGCCAATGCCTTCACGATCTGCGATGCCTATCATTGCTCCATGCACACGGGCACGGATGCGAACCGGTCGTTCCACATCACCGGTACGAACGGGCCGACGGCGCAGGGCACGGCGTTCGTGAACAACGAGTGGGATGCGATCGACGGGCTGCCGTCGTCGGCCAATGTGGGCTACACGTGGACCACGTATGCCGAGCGCCTGGAAGCGGCGGGGATCAGCTGGATCTCGTACCAGAACATGCCTGACGAATGGGGCGACAACATGCTGGGCGCGTTCCAGCAGTTTCGCAAAGCCAATCTGGCGTCAGGCTATCCGGTGTCGAGCGGCGGATCGCCTGGCAAGCCGTATGACCTGACGGCGCAGACGCTGCCTTACAAAGCGTATGACGCGGCCAAGGACAATGCCGGCAACCCGCTGTACAAGGGCGTGGCCAATACCCTGCCGGGCACGAAGCCCGAGGAATACCTGGACGCGTTCAAGCGCGATATCAAGGCGGGCAAGCTGCCGCAGGTGTCGTGGGTCAATGCGCCGTCGATCTATTGCGAGCATCCGGGTCCATCAAGCCCGGTGCAGGGCGCCTGGTTCCTGCAGGAAGTGCTGGACGCGCTGACGGCCAATCCGGAGGTGTGGAGCAAGACCGTGCTGATCGTCAACTTCGACGAGAACGACGGCTACTTCGATCATGTGCCGTCGCCGTCGGCGCCGTCTTTGAATGCCGACAACACGCTGGCGGGCAAGTCGACGCTGAGCGACTCCGCCATGGCCGCCGAATATTTCCGCCATCCGGCGCCGCAGGGCAGCAAGGGTCAGCCGGCTCCCGACAATCGTGTCTACGGTCCGGGTCCACGCGTGCCGCTGTACGTGATCTCGCCCTGGAGCCGGGGCGGCTGGGTCAATTCCGAGGTGTTCGATCACACGTCGGTGCTGCGTTTTCTTGAGGCGCGCTTCGGGGTGCAGGAACCGAACATCAGCCCGTATCGCCGTGCGGTCTGTGGCGATCTGTTGAGCGCGTTCAATTTCAAGACGCCCAATACCGAAACCTTGCCGACGCTCAAGGGCCGCACGACGCGGGATGCCGCCGACCAGTTGCGCACGGCGCAGCAGGCGCTGCCCGCGGTGCCGGTGCCGACCGACATGCAGCTGCCGTTGCAGGCCAGTGGCGGGCGGCCGTCCCGCGCGCTGGCGTACGAGTTGCACACCAGTGCCCGCGCCAACGCGAACGGTTCGGTGCAGTTGCTGTTCGCCAATACCGGGCAGCGCGCCGCCGTGTTCCATGTGTATGACTCGCTGCACCTGGACCGCATTCCGCGCCGCTATGTCGTGGAAGCGGGCAAGACGCTGGATGACACCTGGACAACGCAGGCCGCCGACGCGGGCCGCTACGATCTGTGGGTGTTGGGCCCCAATGGCTTCCATCGTCACTTCAAGGGCGATACGACCCGTCTTGCCGCAAGCAAGGCATCGCCCGAGATTCGTGTCTGCTACGACATCGCCAATGGCCATGTCTATGCCGAGATGATGAACGGCGGCGCGAGTTCGGTGCAGTTCAGCATCGTGTCGATGGCGTATCGGAAGGACGGTCCGTGGACGGCCACGGTGGCCGGTGGCGCGACGTCTTCACAACATTGGTCCCTGGCCGACAGTGGCCGCTGGTATGACTTTGCCGTGACCTGCGACGCCGACCCGGCCTTCTACCGCCGCTTTGCAGGGCGTGTCGAAACAGGGGAACACTCGGTCAGCGACCCGGCGATGGGCTGA
- a CDS encoding hydantoinase/oxoprolinase family protein encodes MKKGSRLAADIGGTFTDVAYFDSSTGAMSLGKTLSTPQHLVEGIADGVSKAGTRFADAEIFLHGSTVAINTLLERKGAKTALLITEGFRDVYEIGRINRPDAYNLFFTKHVPLVERDLRFEVRERLTAEGRVHVPLDEFGVHRICDALIEQGVDAVGILLLHCYANPAHEITVKKIVQERLPHAFVSASHELSQEYREFERCSTVVANAYVGPVVSRYVAEIETRLRDESFRGAFLLVQSTGGLYESAQAQQHCVRMLESGPAAGVIGAHALCAELGLANAIAFDMGGTTAKAGVIFESNVLTTNIALVGGYNQGLPIQIPLVDVFEVGTGGGSIAEVDSSGSLHVGPRSAGAEPGPACYARGGLAPTVTDANLVLGRLGADTFLGGEMRLDVPSAQSAIAERIATPLGLDLLDAANGILRIAVTKMSYAVKGVSTERGLDAAAFTLIAYGGAGPLHASSIAREIGMTHVIIPRAPGHFCAFGMLHSDLRYDFVKTTFRKLADVDFQEINDEFASLAAQGSAALDGAAITPNVVRVTYSADMRYVGQEHSVTVVLDAQLLERQDRDAIKQHFDRVHQQRYGTCAPTEKVEIVTLRAATTGVMAKPMMEKIAAGTTVCPATASAGSRPVVFLDGSSNVMTPIFRRDGLLSNNRIVGPALIEEHASTTVIFPGDVVDVDAFGNLHITLGAAQ; translated from the coding sequence ATGAAAAAAGGCAGCCGGCTTGCGGCCGACATTGGCGGCACGTTCACTGACGTTGCATATTTCGACTCGTCGACCGGCGCCATGTCTCTGGGGAAAACACTGAGTACCCCGCAGCACCTGGTCGAAGGCATAGCCGACGGGGTAAGCAAGGCGGGCACACGGTTCGCGGACGCAGAGATCTTCTTGCATGGATCGACCGTCGCGATCAACACCCTGCTTGAGCGCAAAGGTGCGAAGACAGCGCTGCTGATTACAGAAGGGTTCCGAGACGTCTACGAGATCGGTCGCATCAATCGCCCGGATGCCTACAACCTGTTCTTTACCAAGCACGTTCCGTTGGTCGAAAGGGACTTGCGCTTCGAAGTGCGGGAGCGGTTGACTGCCGAGGGCAGGGTCCATGTGCCCCTGGACGAATTCGGTGTCCACCGCATTTGCGATGCCTTGATCGAGCAGGGCGTGGATGCGGTGGGCATTCTGCTGCTGCATTGTTACGCGAACCCTGCGCACGAAATCACCGTCAAAAAAATCGTGCAGGAACGTCTGCCCCACGCGTTCGTCAGTGCTTCACATGAGTTGTCGCAGGAATACAGAGAGTTCGAGCGGTGCTCGACCGTTGTCGCCAATGCCTACGTGGGGCCGGTCGTCAGCAGGTATGTCGCCGAGATCGAAACACGCCTGCGTGACGAGTCGTTTCGTGGTGCGTTTCTTCTCGTTCAGTCCACTGGAGGACTGTATGAGTCGGCTCAGGCGCAGCAACACTGTGTCCGCATGCTGGAATCGGGCCCCGCTGCCGGCGTCATCGGCGCCCATGCGCTTTGCGCCGAATTGGGCTTGGCGAACGCGATCGCTTTCGACATGGGGGGCACCACGGCAAAGGCGGGAGTCATTTTCGAATCGAACGTCCTGACGACCAACATCGCCTTGGTGGGCGGGTACAACCAGGGACTGCCCATTCAGATTCCACTCGTCGACGTGTTCGAAGTTGGCACCGGCGGAGGCAGCATTGCAGAAGTGGACTCGTCGGGTTCCTTGCATGTGGGGCCCCGCAGCGCAGGCGCCGAGCCGGGCCCCGCGTGCTACGCAAGAGGGGGCCTGGCCCCCACCGTTACCGACGCGAACCTGGTTCTTGGGCGTTTGGGGGCAGACACCTTCCTTGGCGGTGAAATGCGCCTGGATGTCCCCAGCGCGCAATCCGCCATCGCTGAACGGATCGCCACGCCGCTCGGATTGGATCTGCTCGACGCTGCGAACGGCATTCTTCGCATCGCGGTGACCAAAATGTCGTATGCGGTGAAAGGGGTATCAACGGAACGCGGGCTGGATGCCGCGGCGTTTACCCTCATTGCTTACGGCGGTGCGGGCCCATTGCATGCTTCATCCATTGCTCGCGAGATCGGCATGACGCACGTGATCATTCCGCGTGCTCCCGGGCACTTCTGCGCGTTCGGCATGTTGCATTCAGACCTTCGATACGACTTCGTCAAGACAACGTTCAGAAAACTCGCCGACGTGGATTTCCAGGAAATCAATGACGAGTTCGCATCCCTGGCTGCGCAAGGCAGTGCTGCCCTTGACGGCGCCGCCATCACCCCGAACGTTGTACGCGTGACCTACTCGGCCGACATGCGCTATGTCGGGCAAGAGCACTCGGTGACGGTCGTGCTTGACGCCCAGTTGTTGGAGCGACAAGACCGCGATGCCATCAAGCAGCATTTCGACAGGGTGCACCAGCAACGCTATGGCACCTGCGCACCGACAGAAAAAGTGGAGATCGTGACGCTTCGTGCCGCAACGACTGGGGTCATGGCAAAGCCCATGATGGAGAAGATCGCTGCGGGAACGACCGTGTGCCCCGCAACGGCATCTGCCGGCTCCCGGCCGGTTGTTTTCCTGGACGGCAGCAGCAATGTCATGACGCCAATTTTCAGGCGGGACGGGCTGCTGTCCAACAACCGCATTGTCGGTCCCGCCTTGATCGAAGAACATGCGTCGACAACGGTCATCTTCCCGGGCGATGTCGTCGATGTGGACGCCTTCGGAAATCTTCACATCACGCTGGGAGCTGCACAATGA
- a CDS encoding aromatic ring-hydroxylating dioxygenase subunit alpha yields the protein MAYLRNAWYVAAWGHEVTRTLRPRTLLNEPVVLYRQLDGTPAAIADRCPHRFAPLHLGRLIGDAVECGYHGLKFDCSGACVENPHGDQRIPAAARVRAYPLVEQDGLVWIWMGDAARADASQVPAYRYLADPSFKTIGNVMLQQANYQLVVDNLMDLTHVNFLHAPYQKTDELLVAPHDVTQTGRTLDSRRAIPSTRAPQSFTPFLADPEAPVAYWLDMHWQAPGACRLEVGVTPVGQPRSAGILRRGTHIVTPETDTTTHYFYASSRNYLLDDPKADQETTNWQQVGFHEQDKPMLEAVQQRMGTTDLDALRPVLLSSDLAAIRVRRILKELMADEARGNVDRLPNGSVLTMDA from the coding sequence ATGGCTTACTTGCGCAACGCCTGGTATGTCGCAGCCTGGGGACACGAAGTCACCCGCACGCTGCGGCCCCGCACGCTTCTGAACGAACCGGTGGTGCTCTACCGCCAGCTTGACGGTACGCCCGCCGCGATTGCCGACCGGTGCCCGCACCGCTTCGCACCGCTGCATCTTGGCCGGCTCATCGGTGACGCCGTCGAATGCGGCTATCACGGGCTCAAGTTCGATTGTTCCGGCGCCTGTGTCGAGAACCCGCATGGCGACCAGCGCATTCCGGCGGCTGCTCGCGTGCGCGCCTATCCCCTGGTCGAGCAGGACGGACTGGTGTGGATCTGGATGGGCGATGCGGCCCGTGCCGACGCGTCCCAGGTGCCTGCCTACCGCTACCTGGCCGACCCGTCCTTCAAGACCATCGGCAATGTGATGCTGCAGCAGGCCAACTACCAGCTGGTGGTGGACAACCTGATGGACCTGACGCACGTCAACTTCCTGCATGCGCCGTACCAGAAGACGGATGAGCTGCTGGTGGCGCCGCACGACGTCACCCAGACCGGGCGCACCCTGGACAGCCGCCGCGCCATCCCGTCCACCCGCGCGCCGCAATCGTTCACGCCCTTTCTGGCGGATCCGGAAGCGCCGGTGGCGTACTGGCTGGACATGCACTGGCAGGCGCCGGGTGCGTGTCGGCTGGAAGTCGGCGTGACGCCGGTGGGCCAGCCACGCAGCGCGGGCATCCTGCGCCGGGGCACCCACATCGTCACCCCCGAAACCGACACCACCACCCATTATTTCTACGCCAGTTCCCGCAACTATCTGCTGGATGATCCCAAGGCCGACCAGGAAACCACCAACTGGCAGCAGGTCGGTTTCCATGAGCAGGACAAGCCCATGCTGGAAGCCGTGCAGCAGCGCATGGGGACGACGGACCTGGATGCGTTGCGGCCCGTGCTGTTGTCGTCGGACCTGGCGGCCATTCGGGTGCGACGCATACTGAAGGAATTGATGGCTGACGAAGCCCGCGGCAATGTGGACCGCCTGCCGAATGGCAGTGTACTGACGATGGATGCGTGA
- a CDS encoding Bug family tripartite tricarboxylate transporter substrate binding protein — protein MTRLPSTLSCAALAVSLAAPLAIPASAVAADAPFPSRPVKLIVAQAAGGGPDVLARLIAQELGEAWKQPVIVENKLGAAGAIAAEYAARAPADGYTLFVASAGIMTIAPAMDAKLPYTPAEFSPMIHLASLSNVFVVNSQSPIKTMPALVDKARQAPTGFSFASMGPGSTGQISGEMLVRSAGVKIVQVAYKGEAQAVTDIRGGHLDFMAAGLPVALPQVKAGVLTPLAVTGSKRTAALPDVPTMQELGYTGYDVSQWYALYAPVATPRPIQDAVTRAVQAVLAKPAVQKQVMELGMDLTNDAQKDFAAFDRTERAKWAVFMKTGGDMAAR, from the coding sequence ATGACCCGACTTCCCTCGACCCTTTCCTGTGCCGCCCTGGCCGTGTCCCTGGCTGCACCGTTGGCCATCCCGGCCAGCGCCGTCGCCGCCGATGCGCCGTTCCCCTCGCGCCCGGTCAAGCTGATCGTGGCGCAGGCCGCGGGCGGCGGCCCCGATGTGCTGGCGCGGCTGATCGCGCAGGAACTGGGCGAGGCCTGGAAGCAGCCGGTCATCGTCGAAAACAAGCTGGGCGCGGCCGGCGCCATTGCCGCCGAGTACGCGGCGCGTGCCCCGGCCGACGGCTACACCCTGTTCGTGGCCAGTGCCGGCATCATGACCATTGCGCCCGCCATGGACGCCAAGCTGCCCTACACGCCGGCCGAGTTTTCGCCCATGATCCACCTGGCGTCCTTGTCCAACGTGTTCGTGGTCAACAGCCAGTCACCCATCAAGACCATGCCTGCCCTGGTCGACAAGGCCAGGCAGGCGCCGACCGGCTTCAGCTTTGCATCCATGGGGCCGGGGTCGACCGGACAGATTTCAGGCGAGATGCTGGTGCGCAGTGCAGGCGTCAAGATCGTGCAGGTCGCGTACAAGGGTGAAGCGCAGGCTGTGACCGACATTCGCGGCGGCCATCTGGACTTCATGGCGGCCGGCTTGCCGGTGGCCCTGCCGCAGGTCAAGGCGGGCGTGCTGACGCCCCTTGCCGTGACGGGATCGAAGCGGACCGCGGCCCTGCCTGACGTGCCCACCATGCAGGAACTGGGCTACACGGGGTACGACGTCTCGCAGTGGTACGCCCTGTATGCGCCGGTGGCCACGCCGCGCCCGATCCAGGACGCCGTCACCCGCGCGGTGCAGGCGGTGCTGGCCAAACCTGCCGTGCAGAAGCAGGTGATGGAACTGGGCATGGACCTGACCAACGACGCGCAAAAGGACTTTGCGGCATTCGACCGGACCGAGCGCGCCAAGTGGGCCGTCTTCATGAAAACCGGCGGTGACATGGCGGCCCGGTAA
- a CDS encoding LysR family transcriptional regulator — MTEDTAGSRISLELLGLFVEVVERQSISAAARAWQIAPSLAARKIGRLEAELDTRLFDRTTRRIHLTEAGVLTLAWARDVLAHHDRLTDDIDALQGQLAGNLRLVMSEYVSTILTPAFLAAFSRRYPRIRFSIAIMDDIVGIEKRDYDVAIQSGRLPDSTLKGVRIRDYRRVLCAAPSYLARRGKPTSIESLIEHDCLTHQQAIDGYWTFRKGTDVIRQRVHQLLFSNSYLPLIALARHGMGIIQASTGSVRDAVKNGELVCLLDEYECVNSDGSSLATWLLYPGGRVSARTRIFISELTAYIRDLPK, encoded by the coding sequence ATGACAGAAGACACTGCCGGCTCAAGAATTTCGCTGGAACTGCTCGGGCTTTTCGTGGAGGTCGTCGAACGGCAAAGCATCTCGGCCGCGGCCCGGGCGTGGCAGATCGCGCCGTCGCTGGCGGCACGCAAGATAGGTCGGCTCGAAGCGGAACTGGACACGCGGTTATTTGACCGGACCACGCGCAGGATCCATCTGACAGAGGCTGGCGTGCTGACGCTCGCCTGGGCGCGCGATGTGCTGGCCCATCACGACCGGCTGACCGATGACATCGACGCCTTGCAAGGTCAATTGGCGGGAAATTTGCGCCTTGTGATGAGTGAATACGTCTCGACGATCCTGACCCCTGCGTTTCTGGCCGCGTTCTCTCGGAGGTACCCCAGGATCCGGTTTTCGATTGCCATCATGGACGACATTGTGGGCATCGAGAAACGGGATTACGACGTGGCGATCCAGTCCGGCCGGTTGCCTGATTCAACGCTCAAGGGCGTCCGGATCAGGGACTACCGCCGAGTCCTGTGCGCGGCGCCGTCCTATCTGGCGCGCCGCGGGAAACCGACGTCGATCGAGTCCTTGATCGAACACGACTGCCTCACGCATCAGCAGGCAATCGATGGGTACTGGACCTTCAGGAAAGGCACAGATGTGATCCGGCAACGGGTCCATCAACTGCTTTTCAGCAACAGCTATCTGCCTTTGATCGCCTTGGCCCGGCATGGCATGGGCATCATCCAGGCAAGCACGGGATCAGTGCGCGATGCGGTCAAAAACGGCGAACTTGTCTGTCTTCTGGACGAGTACGAATGCGTCAACTCGGACGGCTCGTCGCTCGCGACCTGGCTGCTTTACCCGGGCGGCCGAGTGTCGGCACGGACCCGGATATTCATCTCGGAGCTGACCGCGTACATCAGAGACCTGCCGAAGTAA